In the Populus trichocarpa isolate Nisqually-1 chromosome 1, P.trichocarpa_v4.1, whole genome shotgun sequence genome, tatttctattttctttcccCAGAAAACAAagtcaacaaaagaaaaacttacCGGATACCACTCTCCTGACAAGGGATCTGGACGGTCCCTGCCACCACTTGGTGCAATCCAGACTATTTGTGAGCCACCCCTACAGTCAGAAATACTTTCAAAGGTTGCATATATAGAATAACAGAATGTTTATTTAAGCACATAAGAAAACACAGACTTCCCATTGAAAGAAACTACACATATAATATGCGAAAATCATGCATGTGAGAAGGATCATATTACACTTTGAGAGTTGCGAGCTGAACCcatattacatgttttttatacaTTCCTGGCAGATTAATGACAAAGCAAGCTCAGGGTACAAGTTAACGCAAATTGATGGCTGGTTGAagtaaatttaaagtttgttgGACTAGAATAATCAAACAACAACATAAGGTTTTAGGGTCAAATGGAGAAGTGTAGTCTTAAGGGATGCTTGGCTGGGCACTGATAAGAGTAAAATTCTTGCCTTAACCCTCTTACCCATAATTGCCAATGTGGATGTTATATGACAGAAATTCAGGGAGATTACAGAATACAAGATGCTATTGCTTACAAATACAAGTAAAATACCAAGTACCAACGATATCAAACACTGGATGATGATCATCAATGATGCTTAAGCCATTTTACAAGATTCCATATATTATCACTGTTTATTAGTCAGTTAAGATGTAGGAATTAACTGCTAGTAGAAATTACAGTTTCAGAGGACGGTAAAATGATTCAACGGGGTATGATGGTCTGATGTTTTGAATGGACTTATTCACAGACACTCATCCACTTGGATATTACCCTCATTCTATCAATCATTCAAACCATCCTCATCGGATCCTATAAAGATTTGTTCATTTTTGGCTCCTTTGTCAGTAAAATCAGGGTGAAAACAATGCCCCAGATGAATGTGCTAGAATACAAAAGGAACATCTGGGTCAAAACCAAAGAGGGGAAGCTCTTTTCGACTTGAATTATCAACTAGCAGTCTTTTTTAGCATTTTGGAATAGGTATTAACAGTATTGGTATTGGTTATAGAACAAATCCATGCACAAGTTATAGGAGATGTATGTGAAGCAGAAATATACAAACtagttgaaacaaaataaatccaaaCCGGACTATGAAAAAGAGACTGCCAATGGTTTTGAAACTACATAATAGTACAACCTCTATATCAATACAACTTCacatacccccccccccccaaaaaaaaaaaaaaaaattctctaaataatttaattggtcACCCTCTTATTGTGCTTCTATTACATGAAAAAGGAAACATAAAGAAATGATGGCAGAAAATATAGCTATAAGCACTATTAATTGACAGTCCAAACAACCTAATTCTTGAGGGAGCAACCACATTATAAATGACAAAAATCAACAATGATAAATAGATCCCGAACcaagtttcaaaaattattttgtcgCACCCAAGCTTTTGGTCaagcaataaagaaaaaaggtagTTTGGGTACCTTAAAAGCAAAGCCATCTCTTTCAAACTTCGgatatttgcttttctcttctcctctgaATGTTCAGGGTCATCATTCATGTGCTTTTTTGAGTATACACATATAAGATTCCTGGCAAATGTGCGGAGTTTGAAATGGTGCAACTAATCATTAAAAAGGCATAATAGAGAAAAAGCTTTGTTGTCTAAGTCATAAGTACCTTCCCATGCTGAATGGCTTGCAAAGAGGATCTGTGACAACTCTATCCCCAGCAACATAGATCTGCAATGGAACATGTAGAATTTGGTTATGGAAGCATTTCAAACACACAAAATAGCTCTTTCCAGCAGGCTAGGATAGACAGTATCAAGTTCACCAAGTTTTCAGCAATGTGAGGGCTTGATGTTTCAAGCAACAGTGCAATGACAGCTGGATCTGCTTCAGTTTGGTGGTTTGATATCAAGACAATATTGTGACCCTGCCaccatgaaaaaacattttgtaaGCAATCTATGTACTGGTTACTATTTAACccagaaaaaaataagcaatttagataattttaggaGTTTAAGTTGAATAGATGAATGTTGGTATAGTGGTAGAGATGTTGGAAGGACGGAAAGGATTACACAGGGAAAAAAGGGAGACCAAATTGCCATTTTTTGTCATGAAATTAGTGCCAGGCGAGGGATTCTACTGCTTTTAATGAGCACAAGCCTTAGATTATTTACTTGACTTCTCTAATCTCTATCCACGGAATTTATTTTATCTGCTGGAGTTCACAGATGTCTTAAGGCTAAAGCAGACACATAGTTCTATTTTCCCATTACTATCGTATACACATCTTAGTGTGGCAGATTTACCCATGAGCATGCGAAATTACAATGCCTGAAACAACAGAGCAACTACCCAATGCTTTATGAAACATGCTGCAAAGTATTAAATAATCAGCAGAGAAAGAATGCTTAAAAATGTCTTTagaaggagaaaaggaagaggaaaaCGCATCCAAAATTACAGATTAACGGCAATTGAACAAAATTCACTGAAGTTTATATCTAGCAAATGAATACcactattaaaataaagaaagcacCTGCCGAAGCTTCTCTTGAATTTCATTGAAAATGGAAACATTGCCTACATATGAATTTCTGCAATAAATAAGGTCAAAGGTGAGGTCAGCAGCAGGGTGAAATACAAGGCTTAATCTGAGCAAATGAAACTGAAGCAGCATAATTATAATTCACACGTCACCCTCTTGTTACCACTTTGTTTAAGGATATGAGTTGCTCCACTATGTATTTCttaataagaagaagaacagAAATTTGAATCAGTGGAATATCTCAGAAACTGCAATGCCCCAATCATTTCCAACATCACTACAGAAAGGGTAGATATAGAGCTATCGTCGGAGCATCAAATGAAGAAGAGAGGTGTATATTTGTGTGTGCCTGTCACATCTCAAATTTTCAGGAAGCTTTATGTACACCGAATGAATGTGTGATATTGATACAATGAAAGAGGGAAAATATAGAAGTTGTGTACTCACCTAAAATCAATCAATGGACGGATATACTTTTGACCAAATTCAAAGTAGTCATATGGCTTTCTCAAAGCTTTGTGATAAGGTGAGAAGATAAACGGGTCCTGAAAAATTACTGTGCATTTCACATGAGAGGTTCATATAAGCCAACAATTCTGACAAAAAAGCATCTTGATGGTGGGTACATGAGGGCCAAATCACCTCAACATCCAAGAATATAAGATCCAATGCAGCAGCCATATTTTCCAATACGATCTCATGTGCGTTGGGAATTCCACTTTGCAAAACCTGAGAAGCAAAGAcatgaaaataaactttttgGAAGATAGAGGCATTCCCAGAAAACATAAGCATGAACTCGCTGATATTAGAAAGCAAGACAACACCCTAGAtgagcaaaaataatttttcctcAATCCTCATAAAGGACATCTGCAAAAGAATCCTGAATTAACTTTAGGGACCTGCTAAGCTCTAATCACACGGCATAaatttttcctttgaatttggagagacagagacagagacaACGGATGGGATTCATGAAAGATAGTTGAAATACGGATGCATATGGAATGTCATGCCctagaataaaaatcaattgaaagagACATGGAAATTGAATGACTAGAACATGAATATGCACTGAAGCATGATTTGAGTTTATAAGTTTACTGCGGTTTTGTAGTTCTGATACAGATCTTTCATTCCTGCAGCAACATTTGAAGGAAGTTTTCCTGCTTCTGATTCCTTCCTGATTCCCGACAGTAACTCTGCAGAGCACATTCATTGTAAGACAAGAAAACCAATCCTCCGCCTAGCCCAACTAAAAGTGAACCACATGTGAAGTTTCAAAAGAAATCCTTTCAACTAAAACTAATTCTCCAACCtgtttaaatttcaaaacacgCTATATCATGCATTACATAAAAAATGGCTGATAGAATATCCTCAACCTCTTCTGCTAAAGAAATCAAAGCGCTATTCAAGTCAAcagccatttctttttctttttcatgagaTAATTTATTCTATTGCCTTCACTCAACCTTGGAGCAGAAAATATACAAGCTTAGTAGGTTAgagaattaaataataaaaagttactTTATGACTAAGTAGAAATATACATATGAATATATTATGTGCTATTCAACCACACATATTAGAGGAGAAACTAAACAAGCCTTGTATCCTGTGGAGTAAAATATGCAGGGTGTATTTGCTTcccttttcttccctttctttttttttttttttgaaattgaatttcttaAACGGACTTTAAACAATTATATGCTACCAAATAATTCCTAtcatcaaaagatttttttaatcatatcgttaaagaaaacgaaagaaaaaggaacaaattgagaaaaataggggaaaataagattgaaattaagaatataaagaagaaataagcataggaggAACTGCTAAATAGAGGTTAATATTCCTTTTCCTTGCATTTTCTCAGCAGCCAcacaaacaaaccaaaaaaagaaaactccaAGAAATCGCAAGTAAtgcaataatattaaaacaggACAAGTAGAGGAAGCAAGCCTTAACACGTCTCTGCTAAAATCATACCTATCTAAACGAATGTAAAGAttaattttcttccattttctcagcaaccaaacaaacaataggaaaaaagaaagtatGAGATACCTTGTTCAGTTGTTGCATCAAGAAACGAGCGAGAACGAGTCCTGTTTTTCTTCTTGCTGTAATCAACTTCAGCAGAAGCGAAGACTTCTTTATCCTGAACGAGTTCAGCCATTGCGTGAAGGTTGAGAGAAGAGAGGACACAAGGAAAAGAAGTGGAGCGTCGAGCAGTGGATCTAAAACGAAGGGAAAGAGAATATGAGGGGGTTAAGAAGCAGAGTTTAGAAACCCTAGGAAAAGGTGGAGACGGTTTAGTAGTTGTGAAGAATGCCGACGAAGGAGCAGGAATGGAAAGGATCATGTCTTGACTTAGAAGAGAAGAGTTgagctttattattattattattattaagatagGAATGGAGTGAAGGAGGAGCAGTGTGCTATTTTTATGTGGTGGAAATCAAAAGGACGGGGATTTTTGGTGTTGATGGGTGGCTGATTGATGATTGGCGGTGACTGAGTCCAGCGCGGGTTTTGGAGGATATGGTCGGATTCCTATTCTCTGCAGACTGCCACTCTctcaaaacctctaaaatcaGCGTCTTCACTCCTCACCCAATCACCCGCACTCGTTCCTGGTTCCTAGAATTAACGCATCATATTTCGATAAGGCCTCTACTGTCATTGTCATTTCTATTcaactgtatttttatttttgtattttaaaataattttattatattttttaatatactgataataaaaatactttaaaaaatatattttaaaataaaaaatacttgaaaaataacttttattaaaCTCTCAATAATGACCTTAatcttcttttatattatattatattatattataaatctttaattatattttttaattaaatatgttactcggttaaaatagaaaataataattaatttaaaatatttgacatACTTATAAACTAACAcctattcaaaatatattttttttagttaaagaacatattacaaacaaagaaaaaaattaaaattaaaaataagtttttcagtgaacaaattatattttttaagattatttatttgtgattttttttcaataaaattaataggttttgctttaaatttattctgaatttttttatgaaattttattttaaatttatggttttacttaaatttttaaaaggagttttttatatttttcagtatttatagtttgaaagaaaatttttatatttataattttcgtaaaaaacttaaaataaattttcctgtaatgtaatgtttttatagaatttttttaaaactcattctttttgtttttttattttaaaacttttatttatttataatttgttcttttatCGAAAAAAATTCTacttctaaattaaattttggataCGTGTTAGCTTATAAGAATATGTCACGTGTCCTAAACAAATCTTGGTCTATTGTTTACTCAGTCGATGGACATATGGAGCCAAAAAGATAGAGTTATGGGACATATTGAGCCAATTTAAGTACTTTGActctttaatattaatatcctttcctgttattttaacttcagaaaacaaaaaagtggAAGTTATTACACTATAGACAAAGATAAAAGTCATAAAATTATGTATTGGAGACTTAAAATCCATGAcagtcaaatataaaaaaaaaaactaatttattttttaggaaattatttccaaaaaaaactatttctcaACAAATAAACTAGGCCTAACAAAtatggattaatattttttaaaaactagagCATATAtgcaagatttttaaaatctaaagatCCGACGATTGAAGTAGCGATTTTATGCTATTCCAAGAAGAATGGTATCTGaaaactcttataaaaatttgaacGCGATACAGTAAttagattaaaagttatggtattttttaatcattatttttgtcTGGCGCGATCAAATCTCTTTTTAGGTTTAGACATGTCTCATTGGTCCATAAATGCATCTGCTAGGCCATCCACGTAATCTATCTGAGATAAATATTCGTCTAGTTATTACAGATCCATACTTGACTGTACagaatcatccatgaaaactacTGTGTAAATAATAgctttttacaattttaaatgtttaaaaGTTGCTATTTAAAAGCGCAACAACTATTTTGTTGCACTTAGAAATAACAATATTTAGTGAATATCACATTTTAGAAGCGCTATAAGATATAAGTAtattatttcatcatctttttcaaaaaatatcattttgttaaatttttaatttaatatgctaatttaaaataaaaatatgtgggTTTTAAGGTGGATGTAAATCCAACGACAGTGGATAGGCACGCCGGGTTTTGAGGTTGAGTTATGTGCATGGAGCTCACTAAAAAAAgctagaaaaaacaagaaaaattagtttttatagttGAGCTTTATGCATAGTTGAATTATACTCAATCTCAATATCAACCttaaccacaaaaataaacacattcTTGCACCgacttgttttgattttttagttatattttatatttattaaaatattaaatttttttttagttgtcttaataataactaaaaaaccaaaatcaaaatatgaaaaagctCATAAATGCTAGTTAAACAAAAACATTCTTTTAAAGGTAATTTAGTAATttcattacattttaaaaatgtaaaaatacatatttatcaaTTGGATAGTATGTAATGGAACTTATAGAAAAACTATATTATCTCCAAtagtcattttataaaaaataaacaaatggaAGAGTAGAATGATAATTACAGTATTTCAATAAACAATGAATCATCTTgtaataaacaataattttccCTCTACAATTAACTTTTGTTAATATTGTATAGTTTTAACAAATaaactctaataaaaaaagcagTGGCCaagtaaattttaattaaaaaagaaagcaattaaAAGGTATCGGGTACCAAGCCAACCCATCTGAATTAAACACATTAGGTGTTATTTTGGAAACAATATATTGATACGTTGAAAAAATATAGTATGCATTCATTTCTCAAACACAACAAATGGTggcaagataaattttttttattgatgtggATATTTGGATTAGCTTTTGTGCACCTCGACAAATCTCACGGGTCTTAAAAATAATGACTATATAAGTTTCTAGTGGTCCTAAGGTTTATAGAACTCGAACCGGTGACCTCTAGAAAGCAAACCTAGAACCTAACCTCTAATGACAAGATAACATTATTAGGAATAGTGGTAGTGAAGTGATGATTCAAGAAAGAGCTATATTAAAAATACGATAGTGGTATACACGTTAAGTCGTTAAGagcttgtgatttttttttcaattaagtattaattataaaatttataacttcaaaaaattattgaaaaaaaaaataaaaaaataattgatttagaTAATAATTATATGTAAATAATATATACCAACAACTaccaaagaacaagaagaaaaacttaCAATATTAGCACTaaaaaatgtgaaataaaaaatatagcgTGGATAAAAAATGTACAAGATAACCACAAATGCAAggtaaaattatcaaatgaaaGGGAAAAGGTTACTTGGATAATCAAGTTAGTTTCTCATCTAATTATGAAAAcagctaaattaaaaattattatttttttaagttattattttaatttagtgtgATCAAATCTCCTCATGCATCTATACATATCTTAttggtttataaatatatttattaagcTATTCATGTAATTTGTTTGAGGTAAATCCTCATATAATTATGATAaagttatatttaattatttagaaaCACAcgtaaaaaactattatatgaataataaatttttaaaattttaaatattattattcaaaaacacaataactatcttgttatatttaaaaataataatatttagtaaatataatCGTCTAGAAGCGCTGCTAGATATAAGTCTattatttcatcattgtttttcaaaaaatactattttattaaaaaatttaatttaatatgctaattttaaaaacatccaCGGGTTTTGAGGTGGATGGAACCAGTGGATAGGCACGCCGTGGGTGCCGTACGTGATTTACATCGCCAGGAGCTGCCGAAAAGAAacgatgacgatgacgatgacAATGACGTTGAGGGATCTGGATAGGCGAGGCACTGCTGGGGGTTATCTGGACACGTGGGTGGGGacctcattgttattttatccgcTACAAAAAAGAATCATTAAGATAATTTGTATGACGAAGCATACGTGGATGTCATCGAATTTGTTTGAAATTCCCATATTAACCCCTCTCAtaagttttcatttaaaattgtATGGTGGTGAAAAGCTGTGCATTGTAACACCCCCCCAAATTGCGGCGAGGTTCATTGATGATCACtatatttatcaatattatacactttcttgattttttagaattaatataaaaaagtgtttttaatctCAATTGTCACTTAAAAATAGCTTTTACtatcaaaccaaaacaaacaatgTCATATGTGTTTCGGAATAGAGTAAGGTCATTTGTgcgttttaaataatattaattttttttttaattttagattgttttaatgtattggtattaaaaattaattttaaaaaataaaaaaattatttaaatatatttataaataaaaaatacttggaaaaataattatcactaCAATACTAAACAAGCATTTAAGATATACATGTTTGTTGATCCAGTATGAAGAAATACATTGatgtattggtttttttttttaatttcataatattgcATCAATATAGTTATGAAACATACCAATACTCCATTATATATTGCTAAAATCATACAGTGaatataatcattttttatttgtaatgcGTGCAATAACAAATCTTTATAGGTGctcaaaactttaaatttaaaaatttaggatttttgTTATACCTTTGGATCTTATAAAGAGAGGTTAAAGATAgatactattattttattattttaccttAATGAGATATTTATTGAACCTAAAAATTGATTATAGTTCACGTTTTGGattctaaattaaaatgttttataaaatcacatatatgtttttttaatgtttcgtgtgtgtgtatatatatcaCACTCACGTTATCATTAATATTCCTTGCATCTATTGGCCAATTTATtccattttatgtttttctttttaaaaaaaaactcttttttttttcagaacaaGTTTAAATTTATGTTCGGCTTTAGGAATGGACCTTAGTTATATAGTTGTTAAGAAAAAAGTGTTTAATAATCTACATGTTTGCATTAatatatctaaaattaaaagttaaataaagacttttaattttaaagtttgataTTAACCTTgcaaaaaaagttagaaaagacATACAAGAGTGGTACCATtcattttaatgataaaaaaaatctagcatgTGCATTTCACATGCCAGACATGCTGGTCGTTTAGCCTTGACTCAAATGGCTAGCATCCCAGCCTAGTTATTTGCGCATGGCCCAAACAACAAGCAATTTTAGTCGTTCAAGTCCATAGCCAAACAACTAGAAATCTTAGCTGTTTTGAGCCTGACTTCATCCCAACTAACCTTGGTTTGTCCAACTTTGTCCTAACACACatctttatgtattttttttaagttctcaAGAGTCACGCACGTGATACCTTTTCTATacattgtaaatattatttttctagccaATGATTATCTTTTATTGTTATAACTAGTCAACATCTCTATCAATGATGTGCATGGCATAACAACCCATGACCCAAGTTtttcgaaaaatatttttcttctcaatgAAAAGTTCAAGGACTAAATGTATAAATACATGTAGTCACAAGTAAGAAATGGGAAGAAGAGTCCTAAGTCTTGGACTCTACACCCAATCATTAAAGCTTGGTCATGCAATCTCAAACATGATCATTAATCTCTCAACAATCATTCAACAACTTCTGGAACCACAAATAACCACCAACAATCATTTAACAACACAATTCTCAGAATCATAAACAACCATTTAACAATTAATGGAATATACAATTTCTCTTAAATTCTCCTACTACTTTTCCATCTATCATACAttgttttcctttcctataatttACTAGCTTAAGCATCAGAATGTCTCCTATACTCATATGGAActtgttttgttgaaaaaatcatGGGCCAACCTAAGATCACAATtgtaaaaaccctaatttttgtCTGAAGTTTTTCACAACTTTATCAGTGGTGCCATCTAtaagaaactaaacaaaatctAGCTCATtccttttcattcaaaattctTTTATGACTGACAAAACTCCAAGACAAGAAAGAATAACTAATATCCCTACTATAGGAACTCTCCTAGATTTCCATCAACTCTTAAATCAAATGCAAGTGCTAAATAATGTTGTTCAAGCCATTAAACAATAGTTTCACGCTCTTTCATTCCATCAACAAGAAGTACAACACATGGCTCAATTACTTAcatcaaatgcataaaaaaatttcaattctaaaaagGAACAAGACAAAATGACATGCAAAGTAGGCATGTTATTCTAACTCTTTTGGTTGCCCTAGGCCTGACCTGAGCTACCAGAAGTTGGCACTCGGGCTTGGCTTAGGCAACCATACCT is a window encoding:
- the LOC18094119 gene encoding glycerol-3-phosphate acyltransferase, chloroplastic isoform X1, translated to MILSIPAPSSAFFTTTKPSPPFPRVSKLCFLTPSYSLSLRFRSTARRSTSFPCVLSSLNLHAMAELVQDKEVFASAEVDYSKKKNRTRSRSFLDATTEQELLSGIRKESEAGKLPSNVAAGMKDLYQNYKTAVLQSGIPNAHEIVLENMAAALDLIFLDVEDPFIFSPYHKALRKPYDYFEFGQKYIRPLIDFRNSYVGNVSIFNEIQEKLRQGHNIVLISNHQTEADPAVIALLLETSSPHIAENLIYVAGDRVVTDPLCKPFSMGRNLICVYSKKHMNDDPEHSEEKRKANIRSLKEMALLLRGGSQIVWIAPSGGRDRPDPLSGEWYPAHFDASSVDNMRRLAEHSGAPGHVYPLALLCHDIMPPPPQVEKEIGERRVISFHGVGLSVAPEISFSEVTAAYENPEEAKEVYTEALYKSVTEQYNVLKSAVHGKQGLGASIPTVSLSQPWN
- the LOC18094119 gene encoding glycerol-3-phosphate acyltransferase, chloroplastic isoform X2; the protein is MQQLNKVLQSGIPNAHEIVLENMAAALDLIFLDVEDPFIFSPYHKALRKPYDYFEFGQKYIRPLIDFRNSYVGNVSIFNEIQEKLRQGHNIVLISNHQTEADPAVIALLLETSSPHIAENLIYVAGDRVVTDPLCKPFSMGRNLICVYSKKHMNDDPEHSEEKRKANIRSLKEMALLLRGGSQIVWIAPSGGRDRPDPLSGEWYPAHFDASSVDNMRRLAEHSGAPGHVYPLALLCHDIMPPPPQVEKEIGERRVISFHGVGLSVAPEISFSEVTAAYENPEEAKEVYTEALYKSVTEQYNVLKSAVHGKQGLGASIPTVSLSQPWN